One Oscillospiraceae bacterium genomic region harbors:
- a CDS encoding polysaccharide deacetylase family protein has protein sequence MKRKIATLLALCLFVMSAGTTYGVTPPPQAEAPDDETAALTPSQRIVFLTIDDGPGGHTHAILDVLDEFGVPATFFFLGQNYRANAGVMRRAIATGHGVHHHSWSHTVAQFYNRGPGGFMEEIDRTNDMLRGLVFARSRLIRVPFGSHPWFSPAATGYRSGLRNALNDNGFRFWDWNIDSNDWRYDANQVEAVAQNIIGPLRNHNWSRPANVLIHEYGWTPQLLRRVLPVILDELDAEMRVITNTCTPQNFQNDIN, from the coding sequence ATGAAACGCAAAATTGCCACCTTGCTCGCCCTCTGCCTGTTCGTAATGTCTGCCGGCACGACATATGGTGTCACCCCGCCGCCGCAAGCCGAAGCGCCGGATGACGAAACGGCGGCACTCACACCATCGCAGCGTATCGTCTTTCTGACTATCGACGACGGCCCGGGCGGACACACACACGCTATTTTAGATGTGCTCGACGAATTTGGCGTACCGGCGACATTCTTTTTTCTGGGACAAAATTACCGTGCCAACGCCGGTGTCATGCGCCGTGCCATTGCCACAGGACATGGCGTACACCATCACAGTTGGTCGCATACCGTAGCACAATTTTACAACCGAGGCCCCGGCGGCTTTATGGAAGAAATCGACCGCACAAATGATATGCTGCGCGGCCTCGTCTTTGCACGCAGCCGCCTAATTCGCGTACCCTTTGGGTCGCATCCGTGGTTTTCACCGGCCGCAACCGGCTATCGCTCCGGCTTGCGCAATGCGTTAAACGACAACGGCTTCCGCTTTTGGGATTGGAACATCGACTCCAACGACTGGCGGTATGACGCCAACCAGGTCGAAGCTGTAGCACAAAATATCATCGGCCCGCTGCGCAATCACAACTGGAGCCGTCCGGCCAACGTCCTCATCCACGAATATGGCTGGACGCCGCAACTCCTGCGCCGCGTATTGCCCGTTATATTGGACGAGCTGGACGCCGAAATGCGCGTCATTACCAATACTTGCACCCCGCAGAATTTTCAGAATGACATAAATTGA